The following is a genomic window from Triplophysa dalaica isolate WHDGS20190420 chromosome 22, ASM1584641v1, whole genome shotgun sequence.
tattttgaTGGCATTTGATACGAATTGTGTAAATGGACAATAACACtgttaaagcaaatatttttttcgaGAATGTATGAAACATGATTGACTGttaagagagcgagagagagagagagagagagagagagagagagagagaatatctTAAGCTTCACATTTCCACAAAACAAATATCATTTCTATATAAACTGACAGTAAGAGATGAGTTTCGTCTTTCAGTGCTCTTCAGTTTTGTCTGCTCTTCATATGTTCATCGCATGTCCCTCCTCATCCTCAGTAGAGTCACTGAATGGACATGTAGGGCCAGTTGAAACTGCTCCCAGATAACAGCATGTCCCTAATAAGAGTTTCAATCGGCGTTTTACCCACCAGACGAACGAAGAAAAGCTGTTCAATGACGGAGGAGGAGACCATCCGAAGCGCAGGGAGTCTCAACAGAAGCTTGCCGAAGCGCATGGGTTGATTCGGGTACTGACTCCTCACATACTCCTCCAGTGCGCACTGAGATTTCTCCTGCAGGCCTTCAATGTGCGGCACGTCTGAGAGACCGCATGCGTCTGCGttcaaatgtcaaaataaactCATGTTATTatatcaaacacacagacaaataaTGCTTTTCTCAATGCGTATTTTAATGTCTACTCCACGTTTAACTGAAGCGATGCTTGATTGGAGATATATTTGCAGTCATGTTTGCCGACGGATGATTTGGACTCGAGAGGCTCAATAGAAAAAATCATTCTGTTAAATGACGGCCAGTTTGCGTTAGAATTTAGCTTTCGAGAGGATGAAATATGCAAATGATTTGTAACGAAACGAATTTAAcgttatttgcatattttaaagaCGTTATTGAATAGAAAagatgtcaaataaaatatttaaataactcctatttaaatagaatattaatattaataaataaagtgcaaataacatttttggcAGCATGCATGCTATTTATGTAAGAGacaaaaaatgttcttctttcAGATTGTTAATGCTCTTTTCCTCTAAagattaaaaacatacaaatagaCATTTTACGGATCTGTCAGTGTGACTGAGAGCTGTCAAAGtcataatttattggtttacaGAGATCTGCTGATATTGTGATATTCATATTTCACACGACAACATCAATAAACTCGCGTTTAATCTGACTGTGCGCAGATGGCACATCCGACAGTTCTCTGAACCCCAAATACCCACGAGCTCATTAAACTGTCCGATGTGTTTATGTGCTGTTTACTGACGCCGTTATTTTGCTGGAAGTCTCTGGTCTCACCTGATGTGAACAGCACTATTGCTTTGGCGCAGCTGTATTCGGCAGAATCCACCTGTAGGGCCTTGAGTTTCTCCACCTGTTCCTGGAAGAAACGGATATGATCCATAAAAGCCACGACCCGGTCGGCGGACATCGGCGACGCGTGGAGTCCGGCGGCGGCGAGGAGAGGGGCCACGTGGATGGGCATGGAGCACTGGGCCGCGTTCAGGACGAAAAGCTCGCTCCAGGTGAGTCTGAGCAGAGACACTTGATCCGTTATCTGGAGATCGGGAAAGAAAGGAATGTTCTTGGCCCATTCCACCGCGCTGAAGAGCAGACGGGCCGCCAGCTCGCAGATGTTCTCGATGCTCATGATGTTACCCGCCTGCATGCACTGGTTCCCGTATCGGGAGGCGGGATACGACTCGGCCCGGAGCAGGAGAGAGATGTATCCGGACAGGTAACATTGGCCGTTCAGCGGGTCTCCGTTGGTCAGCATGTAATGGCCCGGGTTCGGCTGGTTCGGGGCCATTCGTCCACGCTGAACCGCTATCAAAACAGAAGGAGACGGGGAAGAAACGTGCATAGACTGCATTGATAAACTCTAGCAAATACTGCGGTGGTGTGTTTTAATATGTACTTTTATAACGTTCAGGATTCAAGAACACTGCAGTATTTTCTGATGTGGGCTGCCATAGACCTTCCTGGTGCACACATTATCTAAATATTTATCGatgtgtatatttgttttgtgtgacctatctatctatctatccatccatccatccacccacccacctacctacctacctacctacctacctacctatctatctatctatctatctatctatctatctatctatctatctatctatctatctatctatctatctatctatctatctatctagctataaaaacagtttatttatgtaGACGCATTAACGGTTTGCTTCGGGCCTTCATAACCTGTAACAAAAGGAGGCTTTTATTTTAGTGATAATGTTTTCATtcgaattatttattttattttccttcctTTTTTAGTCAATTCACTCCACCTGGCAAAGACGGAACAAGACATCTATGTTCAAAGAATGGTATTTTACGTTCTTTATGAAACGTTGCGCTGACAAGGTGAGGAGAACGTTATTACGCaaacgtttttagaacgtttaGGAAGACATATGATGCTCTTTTAACGTCACCACGTAACTTTAATACGAGCTGATCACTCACCTTCTCGTCTCATTCCCACTTTCAGGCATTTCTTCAGTCGGCAGTACTGGCACTGGTTCCTGTGGTGCTGATCCACCGGGCAGGTTCTGTTGGCGCGGCACGTGTACGTTAAGTTCCGCCGAACGCTTCGCTTGAAGAAACTTTTGCAGCCCTCGCACGTGAACTGGCCGTAATGTTTTCCGCTGGATTTATCCCCGCACACCACACATTCGATGTGCTGCTGCTGACTCTGAGACGATGTCTGTCCTTTATCGTCCGCGGATGACTCTGCAGTGTTTGGAGAGGCTGCGCTCAGccggttgttgttgttgttgtgggggTCTCTCCGCGGTCCGGTCGGATCATCCAGAGACCCTTCTGGTACCGATTCCTCCTGCGGGTCCCTCCACGCACTCACCACCATAGCCATGGCCGGACTGCGGTTGCGTGTGTCCTGAATCTTTTACGCGTTCTCCCCAGAATAACGTCTTATCCATGCAGAAGAGCCAAGAGATGGGAAACGCTCGATGAGGATGCGAGTCCAACAAGACCAGAGCAAGAGCAGACTGTACATCAGGAGTCAAGCAGACTTGAGGAGCGCCGTGTTCGTGATGTCTTCGTGCGTAAAAGGGACTGTCGGAAACGCCAAGTTAATCAGATCCATGCGGAGCGAAGACGCATTGCTGGAAACCTTCCGTGCACACGGCTGACACACATGAATGGAAGATCTAATTTTATCTCGCAGCCGTGATTTGAATCAGCGTGGATATCCTCACAGTCGGACTAATCCAGATGAGGCGTTAAAATGGGGGTGACCACCGATCCCGAGCGCTCCAGCGGTGGTCTGTTGAATGATCTGTATAATGGACCCCATCAGGTATTAAAGCATAGAAGTGGGAGGCTCCTTTAAGCTTCAGCgctctgtgtgattggtcattTGACTCGCATCCTCACAAAGGCGCGTGGATGTGGATGCAGTTACGCGCATCTCACCGAAGTCACTCTTTATAGACTGAGACTTTAATTCTTTTGCGATTTTCTCCTTTTGGATGAGCACACCTACAGAAGAGCAGCTTTTAAAGGTAGgcgttatttttgttttatttcaacattaTCTGTTGAATTCGTCGTAGATCAGATATCTTGATGATCGTCGTTACACCGTTTTAATAGCATATGCTGCTTACAGTAAAACGCTGCCCCCTAGTGTGAAAATAGCCACAATTTCTTAGAACATATCTTAATAACCATATTTCAGAATGTTCATAGCAAGCAAACAACCTAATTTACATGAACTGTGATTTCTTCATTTCCAGCCGCAGTTATCATGCTCATGCATAATTCAGCGAGTTCAAGGGTCAAAGTTTTGCGTTAAGTTGCTGGTGAACATCAAGGCTCAGTGATGGAGCAGGGTCACGTGACACAGGGGATGGGGGAGGGTTGTTGGATGTTAGTGAACAGGTTGTAGGAGCTGCAGGTTAAGGGGTCATAAAGAGACAATAAGCAAAGGCAAGGACAAAACACAGGGTCAAGGGTCAAAGCAAAGGTTACATCTCCCCAGACAAAGTGCTTGAATGATATTTAAGCACTTAAAAATGAGTAGCCTTGTTTTTTTTGGTATAACCTTCACCAGAAATACTCAATGAAATTGAAGAATAGAACAAT
Proteins encoded in this region:
- the nr2f1b gene encoding nuclear receptor subfamily 2 group F member 1-B, with product MAMVVSAWRDPQEESVPEGSLDDPTGPRRDPHNNNNNRLSAASPNTAESSADDKGQTSSQSQQQHIECVVCGDKSSGKHYGQFTCEGCKSFFKRSVRRNLTYTCRANRTCPVDQHHRNQCQYCRLKKCLKVGMRREAVQRGRMAPNQPNPGHYMLTNGDPLNGQCYLSGYISLLLRAESYPASRYGNQCMQAGNIMSIENICELAARLLFSAVEWAKNIPFFPDLQITDQVSLLRLTWSELFVLNAAQCSMPIHVAPLLAAAGLHASPMSADRVVAFMDHIRFFQEQVEKLKALQVDSAEYSCAKAIVLFTSDACGLSDVPHIEGLQEKSQCALEEYVRSQYPNQPMRFGKLLLRLPALRMVSSSVIEQLFFVRLVGKTPIETLIRDMLLSGSSFNWPYMSIQ